The Bacteroidales bacterium genome segment ACAATCCTGTTGATTAATTGTTTCCCGACATAATCAGTATCCCTCTCCCACTCAATCACATTTTTTCCATGATCGATATTAATCGGACGCGGTTTTCCATCAAGTCCGAGCCGTGCCCAATCCCAGAGTTTAAAAGTAAAAATAAAAGGTGTTGCACTGATCTCAAGCACCATGGAATTTTTACCCGAACAATGGATCGTACCGGCCGGTATCAGGAAATGGTCATGTTTTTTTGCAGGAAAAGAATTGATGTACTTGTCTGCATCAAACAGGTTTTCCCCGCTTTGCGCTTTTTCCAGGTCTGTAATTAATGCCTGTGGGTTGATATTCTTTTTCAATCCGAGATAAACTATGGCATCTTTCCCGGCATCGAGGATGTAATAGCTTTCGTCCTGTGTATAATTCATCCCGAAATGATCACGGATATACTGTGTATTGGGATGTACCTGCAGGCTTAAATTTCCACCCTGCATGGTATCCAGGAAATCAAAACGGATAGGAAATTCCTGTCCGAAACGAGCTTCAACAGGTTCTCCTAAAAGTTCCCGTGAACGGAAAAACACAAGGTTGACTGACGGCATCTCAAATATGGTATCGGAAATACTGAACAAAAGACTATTTTCTTCCGGAACACAATCAAAACACCAGGCATAGTTAGGTGTTCCGTTGTCAAGGTGAAATTTCTCCTTCATCCACTGCCCACCCCACGGCCCGGGATCGAAAAACGGAACAACACGGAATGGTTGTGCAGCAGCAGCATCCATACACAACGAAAAGGTCCGGCGATCGATCATCTTCGGTTCTCCAACTTTATTCGTATCCAGCCAGTAATCAACTTTTGAAGATATCTTTTTCTTTAGCTTATCACAAATGCGCCAATCAACAAAAAATCCGCGTTTGTATTGTTCTGAAAAGCTATCTCCTGCGTTGTTGATTCCCAAATTAGAAACAAGATGTTGCCGCATTCTCAACTGGATTTCCCAGCGTGCCATATCGGCGTAAACCACTAAATCAGCATCCGGAGCTACAAGCGATGCTCCGTGCCCGTATACGATAATAATGCCTGAT includes the following:
- a CDS encoding class I mannose-6-phosphate isomerase, yielding MFSNSYIKYPSIPVLGSVLHGWENILVEISSEIEADKRNSFVLTIECYQGVHHSELKKQFELLPNDLFIDTSDLFKPEALIQELTYPDVTDDTVFGYITRLTMNDLMDQEKLGDVHNLIGQTSGIIIVYGHGASLVAPDADLVVYADMARWEIQLRMRQHLVSNLGINNAGDSFSEQYKRGFFVDWRICDKLKKKISSKVDYWLDTNKVGEPKMIDRRTFSLCMDAAAAQPFRVVPFFDPGPWGGQWMKEKFHLDNGTPNYAWCFDCVPEENSLLFSISDTIFEMPSVNLVFFRSRELLGEPVEARFGQEFPIRFDFLDTMQGGNLSLQVHPNTQYIRDHFGMNYTQDESYYILDAGKDAIVYLGLKKNINPQALITDLEKAQSGENLFDADKYINSFPAKKHDHFLIPAGTIHCSGKNSMVLEISATPFIFTFKLWDWARLGLDGKPRPINIDHGKNVIEWERDTDYVGKQLINRIVPVAQGEGWREERTGLHENEFIETRRHWFTSMVHHETGDGVNVLNLVEGDEILVESPGHCFDPFVVHYAETFIVPASVGRYTIRPYGKSEGKQCATIKAYVRFKS